One Streptomonospora salina genomic window, CGTATCTGTCCCGTACGTTCCGCAAGGCGGTCGGAACCGCTCATTGACTTTGTCGGACAGACGATGGAGCACACGAGTTTTGGTGTATCTGGCAAGACTCAGTTAGCGCGCGGCCTTGGCTCGGGCGCGAGCGGCGACCGTGCGGGCCCCGGTCGCATTCATCCGCCAGCGTGCGAACTCAATGCTCACCTCGAATGTGGAGGCGACCCAATCGTTGTCATGCTGTTTGAGGGCGGAGCGGACCGCGGCGTCGCGGGGAATGAGAAGTTCGCCGCTAAGTTCTGCGGCCTGATCTTCTTGAGCGGAATCACTCTGCCGACACCGGCCCGAGAGGTGAAGGGTCGTCGTGAACTCATGCTCGAGGAGGACATGCGCCAGTTCGTGGGCCACAGTGGAACGCAGACGTACCGCTGGGTGCGCCGAGTTAACCACAATTGCGTGACCAGTGCCGATGGGCAACAGGGCCCCGGAAAAGGCCGCAGGTCGGGTGTTGGTGAAGTACGCATGCGCCTCTTGGATCACCCCGCCTTCGGAGGCGAGATCGGTGAGGGTAAAGACGTGAATGCCGTGGTGTTCGGCCAATAGGTAGGGATCGAGTGGCTGGAAAAGGTCATATCCCAGTTCCGCGCGCTCCTCTTCGGCGATCCTCTTAGCGTAGGCCTTAGTGAACTTCGATGCCGCCACAGATCACCGCTCCTGGTCGCGCCGAGGTGCGCGGACACGACGCACCGTCGCCTGGACGATCTCCTCGATGTAGGACACGTCGTCGGGCGTCAGGTCGCGACGCGCCCGCAAGAGGGGGCCAATCTGTGTGACGAGTTCCGGCTCGGGACGGTTCACCGGCTCCTCAGACTCATTGACCAGGAACTGCTCAGCGGGCACCCCAAGCCAACGCACCAAGGTGGCGAAGGAGTCGACGTCTGGGCGCAAGCCGTTACTAAGGCGAGAGAGTAGAGAGGGGCTGACCTGCATCTCCTTGGCCAACTGGCGCCAGGAGAGCTCCCTGGTGCGGCGTTCGGAATCCAGTGCGGCGTATAGCGCTTCGACGTCGAGATGCTGGCGCATGTCGTCTCTCCTTCGTCCGCCGGGGTGGCGCCTCATTCTCGCATCAGTGGTTCGAACTCGACACACCGACCCCTGGCGTGTCAGACTCGACCCAGCGTATCGATGGCGAGACATTCGATCCTGGAGGTACCCCATGTCCAACCGCAAGGCCCCGTCCGCTCCCTCCGGAGGTAACGGCCGCAATCGCAGCGCGATCTCCGGTCGCTTCGTGACTTCGGAAACGGTACGTCGACACCCGCGGACGACCGTCACCGAGAAGCCGAAGCCGAACCAGTCAAAGAAACGGAAGTAGTCAACGGAGTGCCGAGGCGCTTGGGGATGACAGCCGCAAGTGCCTCCTGCCTCTTCGGCCTGATGCCATCTTTGGCTGCTGGTGTACGCGACCTTACACACTGACATAGCGGTTGTGGATGTACCCCAGCGTCGGCAGTGGGTCAGGGGGAAGCGCTTTAGAGTTCCTTCGCAGCCCCTGGTGGCAGTGGCAACGTCGATCCGCTGCCCGGCCATAGCTGAACATCGCTGCCGAGTCGCACGCGGCGTAACGGCGGCAGCGAGATCCCGACGAGGTGCCTTCGGGGGCTTGTGCAGGCGCCTTCATAGGCTCCGCTGTCTCACATGGAATGGGTGGCACCGCATACGCTGCCAGCCGAGACGCCTGACGTAACCGGAGAACAGCACCTTGAGCGGTAGCTGGTCGCGGACGCCGCTTCAATCTATCCCCTACCAAGAGGCAGCCGCCATGGAACCCCCCGACGCGCCCGACACCCGAGGGGAGGATCAGCCGGCACCCGATCAGGAGTCCGCCGACCCGCTGGGATTTTGGTCCAAGCCCTCCAACATCGTCGGTATGAGCATCCTCGGCATCCTCGCCGCCCTTTTCCTCATCGTGGGGCTG contains:
- a CDS encoding ImmA/IrrE family metallo-endopeptidase, with the translated sequence MAASKFTKAYAKRIAEEERAELGYDLFQPLDPYLLAEHHGIHVFTLTDLASEGGVIQEAHAYFTNTRPAAFSGALLPIGTGHAIVVNSAHPAVRLRSTVAHELAHVLLEHEFTTTLHLSGRCRQSDSAQEDQAAELSGELLIPRDAAVRSALKQHDNDWVASTFEVSIEFARWRMNATGARTVAARARAKAAR
- a CDS encoding helix-turn-helix domain-containing protein is translated as MRQHLDVEALYAALDSERRTRELSWRQLAKEMQVSPSLLSRLSNGLRPDVDSFATLVRWLGVPAEQFLVNESEEPVNRPEPELVTQIGPLLRARRDLTPDDVSYIEEIVQATVRRVRAPRRDQER